In the genome of Aphidius gifuensis isolate YNYX2018 linkage group LG6, ASM1490517v1, whole genome shotgun sequence, the window tataaatttaaatatttgggtagttaattaattaattacgtAGAATTTCTTCAAgttgcaatttatttatcaaataataaattgttattattcaattattaatatatttagaaaataagatcattttttatttgcttttttaattcatcattttttgtcCCATACAGAATCATcgtaattcatatatatatatttttttttcaattagatAAATGTATAGTCATTgtgtttgatgataaaattatttatactatttttagatttaaacaattgctattattaattatttgatgttttaaatattaattatatcaacaataattgttatgtattgttttcattgtttttatatttaaaatgatatgaatttttatttatttttaggatGTGCAAGAGGACAATTCCGTTGTGGTAATGGTGACTGTATTTCCGGTGATAAAAAGTGCGATAAATTTTATGACTGTGAAGATGGCTCGGACGAAGAAAATTGTGGTGAGTTAAATACCACAAgtaattcaagtttttatttaatgataaattttgtaattatgcAGGTATAGAAACAACAACTTCAGCAGGACGTCACTGTTCATATGGACAATTTCAATGTGAATCTGATAAAATATGTGTTCTTGATTCAGCACGTTGTAATGGTATTCCAGAATGTCGAGATGGATCTGACGAATATGGATGCGGtaatttaaactattatttaaattattttataaattaaattatttttattgttttattctaGCTGGTAAAGAAAAAACTGGCCTTGATTTAAAGACATATCCAAGCgaacaaaatatcaaagaaagtaagttaaaatttaattttttcattcgaaaaaaaaacaattattacacttgatatatttttttcttgttgaataatttattttcaattttttttacacatattaaatatatttgttgttttttttttgtttcttgcCTCGGCCAGACCCGGTAAGACAAGGTAAGAttgaatttaaagaaaaagaaaaaaattaaaaagactgAAACAATCATGCTATGGGaatcattgaataattaatacaaaaaatataatttttttattaattcataatattgatttacagctaaattcaaataatcaataattcattttcagttaaaaaacaatccatcaaattatttaaattaaaaatttaaaaacaccaACATAATacaatgtgaaaaaaaaaaaataattacattatcagcaataataataatgggtGCAAGCAATAAAAAATGGGGCATGATAAATCGTGCtgcatgaatttaaaaaaataataatctcaaaaataaataactaatattaaaatatttacaggaCGTGAAGTTGTATTTCAATGTCGAGATGAGAGTGATCATCGTGCACGTGTACGTTGGTCTCGTGGAAATAATCTTCCACTACCACCAGGTTCAGTTGACAAAGGTGATGGTCGTCTTGAAATACCAAACATAAAACTTGAACATTCTGGACCATATATTTGTGAAGCTGTTGGTTATCCATCATCATTTTCTGGTCAAAAAGTAACAGTTAATCTTCATGttgaaaattatgaattacCAGTAACTCGTCCACCTCAAGTATGTAAATACGATGAGGCAACATGTAGTAATGGTGATTGTATACCAAAAACATATGTTTGTGATGGTAAATTTGATTGTACTGATGGAAGTGATGAGATGCGTTGTAATCCACATGGTTGTGAACCAAATCAATATCGTTGTGCAAATAAACAATGTGTTAGTAAAATTTGGCGTTGTGATGGTGACAAAGATTGTAATGATGGAAGTGATGAAGAAAATTGTGAAGCATCACCACCAGGTTCATTGTGTCGTTATGATGAATTTCAGTGTACAAAATATGATCAATGTATACCAAAAAGTTATCATTGTGATATGGAAAGAGATTGTCAAGATGGTAGTGATGAATTTGGTTGTTCACCAGTTTATATTGTTAAACCACCACAGCCAATTGTTGTACTAGCATCTGGTGAAACAATGATACTAACATGCACAGCAATTGGTGTACCAATACCAGAAATTAATTGGCGTTTAAATTGGGGTCATGTACCATCAAAATGTGATTCAGTATCAGTTAATGGTACTGGTAGTTTAACATGTCCAGATATTAGTATTAGTGATCAAGGTGCATATTCATGTGAAGCATTAAATATTGGTGGTTTTGTATTTGCTGTACCAGATGCAATATTAATTGTCAATGAAACACAAAATGTATGTCAACGTGGTGAATTTAATTCTGAAGCTAAAAAACCAGATGAATGTATATCATGCTTTTGTTTTGGTGTTACAAATCAATGTAGAAGTGCtgatttatttacatttcaaTTACCACCACCATTTGATCGTCATAAAGTACTTGATGTTGATTTAACAAATGGTGAGCCACAAATACGTGGTGAAATTGGTAGTAAAGTTGCTGAAATACGTCCAATTAATCGTGATGGTGTTGAAATATCAatgattaatgataattatacacCATCATCATTTGATATACCATATTTTGCATTACCAGAAGCTTATCATGGCTCACAGTTAAATTCTTATGgtggttatttaaaatatacaatacgTTACAGTGGTGATGGAAGAAATAATACAGCACCAGCAGTTATATTAAGTGGTAATCGTTATATGTTATTTCACAGAGGACATTATACACCACCAAATCAAGAAACTGAAGAAGTTGTTAGATTCTTTTATGGTGAAtggtataaaatatatcgtgGTAGAGAAATAACAGCAACTAGACAAGATATTATGATGGCACTTGctaatgttgataatattcttataaaaGCTAAATATGATGATTCACCACAACTTGATATTTCAATAACTGAAATAACTATGGACAGtgctgaaaaaacaaatgttggTCTTGGTAGTGCATCTTTTGTTGAAGAATGTTCTTGTCCAGCTGGATATACTGGATTATCATGTGAAAGTTGTGCATCAGGACATGAAAGAAAAACATCAGGACCATGGCTTGGTGAATGTCAACGTGCTGAACCAATTGCATCTTGTCCACCAGGTTACTATGGTGATCCATCAAGAAATATTCCTTGTGAGCCATGTCCATGTCCACTGACAAATCCATCAAATCAGTaagttgtttaatttatatttttaattcattgataaatatataataaattattaatttagatttGCACGAACATGCCAACTTGGACCAAATCGAGAGCCTGTATGTGATTGTCCACCTGGATATATGGGAAGTAGATGTGAATCTTGTTCATCTGGTTATCGTGGTAATCCATTGATACCCGGTGACATGTGTGTAGCTGAATCACAATGTGATCCTCATGGAAGTCTCACACCAAATCCTGATGCTGATGGAAAATGTCGATGCAAggtatttatttcatttttttttttttccataaatttaaataaaactactagtaatattgtttttcaaaaattgctGCTTggattattgttaataactttctttttttttaaatattttaaacattgtAAGTATACATTtaagataatatttataaatttattgtaaaatatatattattttcgtttAGAATTTCGCAACTGGTTTAACTTGTGACTCATGCAAGCCAAACACATTTAGTCTTGCTTCGAAAAATCAATTTGGATGTATCAGTTGTTTCTGCATGGGTGTATCAAATCGATGCACAGCATCACACTGGTACAGAAGTgaggtaaatataaatttttctaaattataattttcatacacttgtaaaattaattaatttataaattatatttcttcattttaCAGATTAAAGTTTCTTTTACAAATTCAATACGTGATTTTTCTcttattcaatcaaaaaatcCAGATGCTACGACAATTGTATCGGGTATACGTCTTGATACAAGTAGACgtgaaattatttacaatgaaTTTCCAAATCGTGGTAGTAATGATGTTTATTATTGGCAACTTCCAAGTATATTCCTCGGTGATCAAGTCACATCTTACGGTGGTAGTCTCAAGTATACCGTAAGATATGTTCCATCACCAGGTGGACAAAGTTCAAAAAATAGTGCAGCAGATGTTGAATTAATAAGTGTAATTACAATAATCAAAttctacatatttttttaatacataaaaataaatttaaaaacattaatttattttatttttattacagtcAAATGATATAAATCTTTTGTATTACTCACGTAAATCACCAGAGCCAAATTCTGTACAATCATTTGAGGTACCACTTTTGGAACAATTTTGGCAACGAACAGATGGAACTCAAGCTGATCGTGAACATCTTTTAATGGCACTTGCTGATATTCAAGCAATTCGTATTAAAGCAACATACACAACAAACACAGATGAAACAGCAATATCACAAGTATCACTTGATAatgctgaaaaatataatactggCAAGGATCGTGCTGTTGAAGTTGAAGAATGTACATGTCCAGCTGGTTATACTGGTTTATCTTGTGAGGATTGTGCTGCTGGTTATACACGAGCTGGTCGAGGTCTTTATCTTGGTACTTGTGAACCTTGTAATTGTAATGGACACTCAAGTCAATGTGATCCAGAAAATGGAATTTGTGAGAATTGTGCTGATCATACAACTGGTGATAATTGTGAAAAATGTGAAGCAGATTATATTGGTGATGCAACTCGTGGTGGTCCATATGATTGTATATCCGATACACATCTTGTTAAGCCTTGCAATCCAGCTGGTACCATGCAAGACTCATATCTCGTTGGACGATgtgaatgtaaattaaatgttgAAGGAGCCGAGTGTAATAGATGTCGTCCAGGCACATTTGGATTATCAAGTGATAATATTAATGGATGTAATCAGTGTTACTGTAGTGGTGTTACTGATCAATGTCATGAATCATCTTTATTCATTCAACAAATTCCCATGTGGGTTTATGATACACGTCATGGTTTTACACTTACTGATACATCAAGACttgatgttattgatgatggatttgaaattaatgttgcacAAAATGAAATTGGATATCGTTATACAACATTTAATCGTAATCGTAGATTATTTTGGTCATTACCAGCTATATTTActggaaataaaattaaaagttatgGAGGTAATTTAACACTTACACAAAGATTTACAGCAAGTCCAAATTCTAAAACTCTTGAAGATCAAGATGTTACACTTTTGGGTAATGGCATTACTCTATTTTGGacaaatccaaaaaaattaacatctgATAATACtttggtaattattttatttaattttaattgttaaattttatattttatatttatttttttgtactggCAGACATACTCTGTGCCACTTAGAGAATCTGAATGGCGTAGATTATCAACCGAGGGTTTAAGAAGTGCATCGCGAACTGATTTAATGACTGTATTATCAAATCTTGAATCAATTCTCGTTCGTGCATCATACTCTGAAGGAATGATTACTTCATCAATTGGTGATATTAGTCTTGATACAgctgttgaaaatttaactgGTAAAAATCGTGCAACACAAATTGAAGCATGTAGATGTCCACTTGGTTATACTGGTACATCATGTGAAAATTGTGGACGTGGATATTATCGTGATATAAATGATAGATCAGTCAGTATACTTGGTTCTTGTAATGCTTGTCCATGCAATGATCATGAAGAAAGCTGTGACATGAGTAGAAAtggaataattaaatgtaGATGTTTATCTGGTTACACTGGACAATATTGTCAAGAATTAGGtgagtttaatattaataataaaattaattaacacattttatatttattaattatatttttaatttgatttattaattttcatttaatataatgcatgatgataataatattgcatgATACAATTAAGCCGAGCTAAGAGTAGGTTTAATGCCAATAAGAGCAGAAGTACCAAGAGGTTCAAcgattgaatttaaatgttcTTATGAACATGAAAGTaagctatatatatactttaatttGGTACCATATATGAATTTACCATTGACTGCATGGGCCATGGAACCTGGTCCACTTGTTGAAAATGATACAAGAGCATATAAATTATGGAATGTTCATGTTGGTACTAATCCATGTAATGTTGAATGCACAATATTGGATCATCATGGAAAAGAATTGGCAAGATTATCAACTACAATATCAACAGGTTGGGCAAAAcgagaataattattattattctcgtTTGGCTTATTTGTGTGTTGATCGTTATGTGgtgtttatattaaataaaaaaatttgtctttatgtattttgtttataaattgttaaaatatttagtttattatattttaatttaattttttttaattttttacagttgATTATCCACCTCCACCACCAAGTCCACCACCAACATTACAACCACCAAGAATCATTGTTTCAATTCAAGAAAAACAATTGCAAATTGTTGAAACTGGTAATACAGTTAGATATCGTTGTTCTGGAAGATCATTGGATAATGTAAGataatttatagattttttataaaattaaatttcatattttaatgtttattttattgttgtttttgtagACACCAATACGTATTCATTGGGATAAAGAAGGAGGTAGATTACCAGATCGTAGTATGGATGACAAACAGGGTCTTCTTATTATTCGTGATGTCAGAGTTTCTGATAGTGGTGTATACATTTGCCAAGTCACTGATGATATTCAAGTTGTCATTGATAAAGTTACACTCACAGTTGgaggtaaatataattaaatataattaaataattttaaaaaaaattaacaatcgaatttacattaatttatgGACGCAGATTTTCCTCAAAGTCTTTTAGACATTCCAGgtatcaaaaaagaaaaaataacaaattataataattaaattaactaatgataaaaatttttttttcaaggttcAAATCCAGTTGAGCCAAAAGCTGTAATCCGTCCAATTTATCAACAAGTTAAAGAAGGTGATTCAGTTAATTTTGTATGTGAAGCTGAAGGTAATCCAAAACCTGAACTTGAATGGATTCGTATTGGTGGAACAGTTAATCCAAGTGCAACATTTATAAATGGAATTTGGAGTATACCATCAGTAACTAAAGATGATGAAGCAGAATATAAATGTATTGCTAAAAATAGTGTTGGTTCAAATGaacaaacaacaattttatatgttgataataatccaGATAAAGAACAACCTCCTATTGTACAAACATCTGGACCAACAATAACACCATCACAATGGATTGGTTCAAGTGGTGATACTGTACGTTTAATATGTTCAcgtttaaattatcataaacatGTTGAATGGATAAGATCTGGTAGTTTGCCACTTCCACATTCAGCAAGTCAACATGATGGTGTATTAACAATACCAAATCCAAATGAAAATGATTCTGGTACTTATATATGTATTGCAACAAGTAATCAAAACACTGAGACAAGTTCAAATGCACAAATTACAATTCATCCACGTAGAAATCCACCAATGATTAATGTTGAACCAGAGAAACAAATAGTACAACAAGGTAAAATTGCTGAAATTAAATGTCTCGTTAATGACAGAGATCCAAATGTTGAAGTTAAATGGTTTAAATATGGTGAACAAGTACTTGGTTCACGTGCACAACAACATggtacaatattaaaaattattgatatacaAATATCTGATCGTGGACGTTATATTTGTCGTGCAAATAATAGTGCTGGTACATTTGAAGCAAGTGCAATGATTGACGTTGAACGACGTGAAATACCAGTACTTGAACTTTATccaaaaaatacacaaacagTTATACTTGATGGTTCAGCTGATTTACAGTGTCGTGTTGTTGCTG includes:
- the LOC122858649 gene encoding basement membrane-specific heparan sulfate proteoglycan core protein-like isoform X9 encodes the protein MVIIKSAIAVFLVLQVLGHWHQVDGYENDDLVFDIETKSPVEIKLIDKHEEGLFHRIKRDIGGWFSWFPKPSTTTVPPTETTTTTTTTTTTSTTSTSTTTPLPEAQLLQSSTSSLNRRPTRNSDEVIDEQNSVGGNEDEDNAIGEVGEKGSNQEPIDQEDEDNEGWPGSGDTDDGSGTTGPDIFNPPIKPSGGQSKFYRVTLTISEPYLETYADIHSPQYTEFTKKLNKSIVKLLFERIPNYDHLSNVVKISPTNDPFKLQVTLDIGSTFTDENEIRDVLKNQLSLHSLGDVEVSPEGFTFRISQEKCDEHLELRCRDGTCVPLISRCDGKTQCPDKSDELDCSTTIQPTEETTTERVKTEKSFNEIPGLVPDNFPTPVSSTNDCRGDDAIPCSDGSRIICSVQQCDGVYDCRNGEDEKNCSNSCGYGEFACDASRCILDKQKCDFIQDCEDGSDERGCNYPACNQNEFRCRDHQCIDIRQRCDGINDCHDKSDELSCPRCHSYEFDCGDGRCINESSRCNGYSDCQNGSDEWNCTVTTCNSDQFRCPEGTCLPIEKRCDRHSDCRNGEDELQCGCGASEYRCKDGQCITSDLYCNNKNDCRDGSDELDCDVPGHNWVTERPRECNPNTEMRCGNGKCILLRLKCDNIPDCDDNSDERDCGNCAIDEWRCADGECVSKNFRCDGRSDCRDGSDEEACDSQYCSPGQLPCANGVCISKDFFCDRNRDCHDGSDEENCPGITPYPASTQCRGDEYTCRDKSCIPLSSVCDNRQDCSGNEDELDCKRGCARGQFRCGNGDCISGDKKCDKFYDCEDGSDEENCGIETTTSAGRHCSYGQFQCESDKICVLDSARCNGIPECRDGSDEYGCAGKEKTGLDLKTYPSEQNIKENPVRQGREVVFQCRDESDHRARVRWSRGNNLPLPPGSVDKGDGRLEIPNIKLEHSGPYICEAVGYPSSFSGQKVTVNLHVENYELPVTRPPQVCKYDEATCSNGDCIPKTYVCDGKFDCTDGSDEMRCNPHGCEPNQYRCANKQCVSKIWRCDGDKDCNDGSDEENCEASPPGSLCRYDEFQCTKYDQCIPKSYHCDMERDCQDGSDEFGCSPVYIVKPPQPIVVLASGETMILTCTAIGVPIPEINWRLNWGHVPSKCDSVSVNGTGSLTCPDISISDQGAYSCEALNIGGFVFAVPDAILIVNETQNVCQRGEFNSEAKKPDECISCFCFGVTNQCRSADLFTFQLPPPFDRHKVLDVDLTNGEPQIRGEIGSKVAEIRPINRDGVEISMINDNYTPSSFDIPYFALPEAYHGSQLNSYGGYLKYTIRYSGDGRNNTAPAVILSGNRYMLFHRGHYTPPNQETEEVVRFFYGEWYKIYRGREITATRQDIMMALANVDNILIKAKYDDSPQLDISITEITMDSAEKTNVGLGSASFVEECSCPAGYTGLSCESCASGHERKTSGPWLGECQRAEPIASCPPGYYGDPSRNIPCEPCPCPLTNPSNQFARTCQLGPNREPVCDCPPGYMGSRCESCSSGYRGNPLIPGDMCVAESQCDPHGSLTPNPDADGKCRCKNFATGLTCDSCKPNTFSLASKNQFGCISCFCMGVSNRCTASHWYRSEIKVSFTNSIRDFSLIQSKNPDATTIVSGIRLDTSRREIIYNEFPNRGSNDVYYWQLPSIFLGDQVTSYGGSLKYTVRYVPSPGGQSSKNSAADVELISSNDINLLYYSRKSPEPNSVQSFEVPLLEQFWQRTDGTQADREHLLMALADIQAIRIKATYTTNTDETAISQVSLDNAEKYNTGKDRAVEVEECTCPAGYTGLSCEDCAAGYTRAGRGLYLGTCEPCNCNGHSSQCDPENGICENCADHTTGDNCEKCEADYIGDATRGGPYDCISDTHLVKPCNPAGTMQDSYLVGRCECKLNVEGAECNRCRPGTFGLSSDNINGCNQCYCSGVTDQCHESSLFIQQIPMWVYDTRHGFTLTDTSRLDVIDDGFEINVAQNEIGYRYTTFNRNRRLFWSLPAIFTGNKIKSYGGNLTLTQRFTASPNSKTLEDQDVTLLGNGITLFWTNPKKLTSDNTLTYSVPLRESEWRRLSTEGLRSASRTDLMTVLSNLESILVRASYSEGMITSSIGDISLDTAVENLTGKNRATQIEACRCPLGYTGTSCENCGRGYYRDINDRSVSILGSCNACPCNDHEESCDMSRNGIIKCRCLSGYTGQYCQELVDYPPPPPSPPPTLQPPRIIVSIQEKQLQIVETGNTVRYRCSGRSLDNTPIRIHWDKEGGRLPDRSMDDKQGLLIIRDVRVSDSGVYICQVTDDIQVVIDKVTLTVGGSNPVEPKAVIRPIYQQVKEGDSVNFVCEAEGNPKPELEWIRIGGTVNPSATFINGIWSIPSVTKDDEAEYKCIAKNSVGSNEQTTILYVDNNPDKEQPPIVQTSGPTITPSQWIGSSGDTVRLICSRLNYHKHVEWIRSGSLPLPHSASQHDGVLTIPNPNENDSGTYICIATSNQNTETSSNAQITIHPRRNPPMINVEPEKQIVQQGKIAEIKCLVNDRDPNVEVKWFKYGEQVLGSRAQQHGTILKIIDIQISDRGRYICRANNSAGTFEASAMIDVERREIPVLELYPKNTQTVILDGSADLQCRVVAGYPTPELHWSRKDGRQFGSNIQQLPGGLLRLIHISLNDGGSYQCTAVNDAGTTTAFAHIEVQSMPVITITPKSGILPVKLRNKILLSCNAVGNPPPNVIWSKYTNGYPPSINPLVRSQLSTAIYEISSMSIDDEGSYTCQATNAAGVSEERVQLRIEDNEGYDDEVNSIDDPEACRGDQPCNITPTYHPDNQILIPTKQGLIIPNEYLKIPIGGKVEMQCRVVAPQRINLDWIRQDQRSLPYGSTINNGILTINDVNKEAAGEYICRGFDDNNNELFRQNAHLEIISPPRIILHPNRQTVAPGDSPTIICSVTGDQPIKIQWDSIGRSLPSSVIDDNGLLKFNSITFNDAGKYICKATNDVGTAEAVAEVIVNENYNSAGVKAIERDVKTLAGNSVRLRCDTRESVSIQWTREGLPLPTNSKIVDNHLELLKVRPEDSGRYFCQIRNSQGTGSSDYINFQVSLVNSLADCMPIYPSIQCANNGLYLCRSQDCVSLDFVCDGYAHCSDGTDERFCRITRYRQYLQRRRAPTGPVIRIEPSSTIVNIGDTFNLRCEFTSRNPSAPRYRWYKADGSLPASVQVYEDRLKIASVQMSDSGVYNCRVDTQEGIFDKDYNLIVQGGEHENDEPAIEMKSVAYGSPVDLTCRANLRGPVTYQWNKTDGDLPLSTTSENKLTIMRANELAAGTYICSATNGITNTEVPVILVVTGIVPNFSQAPRSYISLPPLPDSYLKFNIEVSFKPENHNGIIFYNAERSDGLGDFIILSLINGHPEFKYDLGSGTATIHSDRPVTLGEWHTIKLNRNRKEGIMMVDGEGSYKSESTGRKQGLDLKEPLYIGNIPDYVIMNQNIQIGRIGFVGCISKLELNDRIIELTGSSTSSVGVTTCETCAENPCNNSGVCQEATTKSGYRCLCRVGYSGQHCDSTGKSCLPGICGRGRCISTETGFDCLCPHGTQGQRCEENVDIKNPAFRNEHAYLAYQTPKAMRRPYSADKYKSKRSHARSYLEQLKNSRSSHHHDNKI
- the LOC122858649 gene encoding basement membrane-specific heparan sulfate proteoglycan core protein-like isoform X8; amino-acid sequence: MVIIKSAIAVFLVLQVLGHWHQVDGYENDDLVFDIETKSPVEIKLIDKHEEGLFHRIKRDIGGWFSWFPKPSTTTVPPTETTTTTTTTTTTSTTSTSTTTPLPEAQLLQSSTSSLNRRPTRNSDEVIDEQNSVGGNEDEDNAIGEVGEKGSNQEPIDQEDEDNEGWPGSGDTDDGSGTTGPDIFNPPIKPSGGQSKFYRVTLTISEPYLETYADIHSPQYTEFTKKLNKSIVKLLFERIPNYDHLSNVVKISPTNDPFKLQVTLDIGSTFTDENEIRDVLKNQLSLHSLGDVEVSPEGFTFRISQEKCDEHLELRCRDGTCVPLISRCDGKTQCPDKSDELDCSTTIQPTEETTTERVKTEKSFNEIPGLVPDNFPTPVSSTNDCRGDDAIPCSDGSRIICSVQQCDGVYDCRNGEDEKNCSNSCGYGEFACDASRCILDKQKCDFIQDCEDGSDERGCNYPACNQNEFRCRDHQCIDIRQRCDGINDCHDKSDELSCPRCHSYEFDCGDGRCINESSRCNGYSDCQNGSDEWNCTVTTCNSDQFRCPEGTCLPIEKRCDRHSDCRNGEDELQCGCGASEYRCKDGQCITSDLYCNNKNDCRDGSDELDCGVAPCPSMDFTCGDGSCIPTKAVCDGYDDCPSAEDELKCDRDCTPTQFKCISDGRCIEDVYRCDRRSDCDDRSDEDNCSNVTSTINSGSHTNSQYCSPGQLPCANGVCISKDFFCDRNRDCHDGSDEENCPGITPYPASTQCRGDEYTCRDKSCIPLSSVCDNRQDCSGNEDELDCKRGCARGQFRCGNGDCISGDKKCDKFYDCEDGSDEENCGIETTTSAGRHCSYGQFQCESDKICVLDSARCNGIPECRDGSDEYGCAGKEKTGLDLKTYPSEQNIKENPVRQGREVVFQCRDESDHRARVRWSRGNNLPLPPGSVDKGDGRLEIPNIKLEHSGPYICEAVGYPSSFSGQKVTVNLHVENYELPVTRPPQVCKYDEATCSNGDCIPKTYVCDGKFDCTDGSDEMRCNPHGCEPNQYRCANKQCVSKIWRCDGDKDCNDGSDEENCEASPPGSLCRYDEFQCTKYDQCIPKSYHCDMERDCQDGSDEFGCSPVYIVKPPQPIVVLASGETMILTCTAIGVPIPEINWRLNWGHVPSKCDSVSVNGTGSLTCPDISISDQGAYSCEALNIGGFVFAVPDAILIVNETQNVCQRGEFNSEAKKPDECISCFCFGVTNQCRSADLFTFQLPPPFDRHKVLDVDLTNGEPQIRGEIGSKVAEIRPINRDGVEISMINDNYTPSSFDIPYFALPEAYHGSQLNSYGGYLKYTIRYSGDGRNNTAPAVILSGNRYMLFHRGHYTPPNQETEEVVRFFYGEWYKIYRGREITATRQDIMMALANVDNILIKAKYDDSPQLDISITEITMDSAEKTNVGLGSASFVEECSCPAGYTGLSCESCASGHERKTSGPWLGECQRAEPIASCPPGYYGDPSRNIPCEPCPCPLTNPSNQFARTCQLGPNREPVCDCPPGYMGSRCESCSSGYRGNPLIPGDMCVAESQCDPHGSLTPNPDADGKCRCKNFATGLTCDSCKPNTFSLASKNQFGCISCFCMGVSNRCTASHWYRSEIKVSFTNSIRDFSLIQSKNPDATTIVSGIRLDTSRREIIYNEFPNRGSNDVYYWQLPSIFLGDQVTSYGGSLKYTVRYVPSPGGQSSKNSAADVELISSNDINLLYYSRKSPEPNSVQSFEVPLLEQFWQRTDGTQADREHLLMALADIQAIRIKATYTTNTDETAISQVSLDNAEKYNTGKDRAVEVEECTCPAGYTGLSCEDCAAGYTRAGRGLYLGTCEPCNCNGHSSQCDPENGICENCADHTTGDNCEKCEADYIGDATRGGPYDCISDTHLVKPCNPAGTMQDSYLVGRCECKLNVEGAECNRCRPGTFGLSSDNINGCNQCYCSGVTDQCHESSLFIQQIPMWVYDTRHGFTLTDTSRLDVIDDGFEINVAQNEIGYRYTTFNRNRRLFWSLPAIFTGNKIKSYGGNLTLTQRFTASPNSKTLEDQDVTLLGNGITLFWTNPKKLTSDNTLTYSVPLRESEWRRLSTEGLRSASRTDLMTVLSNLESILVRASYSEGMITSSIGDISLDTAVENLTGKNRATQIEACRCPLGYTGTSCENCGRGYYRDINDRSVSILGSCNACPCNDHEESCDMSRNGIIKCRCLSGYTGQYCQELVDYPPPPPSPPPTLQPPRIIVSIQEKQLQIVETGNTVRYRCSGRSLDNTPIRIHWDKEGGRLPDRSMDDKQGLLIIRDVRVSDSGVYICQVTDDIQVVIDKVTLTVGGSNPVEPKAVIRPIYQQVKEGDSVNFVCEAEGNPKPELEWIRIGGTVNPSATFINGIWSIPSVTKDDEAEYKCIAKNSVGSNEQTTILYVDNNPDKEQPPIVQTSGPTITPSQWIGSSGDTVRLICSRLNYHKHVEWIRSGSLPLPHSASQHDGVLTIPNPNENDSGTYICIATSNQNTETSSNAQITIHPRRNPPMINVEPEKQIVQQGKIAEIKCLVNDRDPNVEVKWFKYGEQVLGSRAQQHGTILKIIDIQISDRGRYICRANNSAGTFEASAMIDVERREIPVLELYPKNTQTVILDGSADLQCRVVAGYPTPELHWSRKDGRQFGSNIQQLPGGLLRLIHISLNDGGSYQCTAVNDAGTTTAFAHIEVQSMPVITITPKSGILPVKLRNKILLSCNAVGNPPPNVIWSKYTNGYPPSINPLVRSQLSTAIYEISSMSIDDEGSYTCQATNAAGVSEERVQLRIEDNEGYDDEVNSIDDPEACRGDQPCNITPTYHPDNQILIPTKQGLIIPNEYLKIPIGGKVEMQCRVVAPQRINLDWIRQDQRSLPYGSTINNGILTINDVNKEAAGEYICRGFDDNNNELFRQNAHLEIISPPRIILHPNRQTVAPGDSPTIICSVTGDQPIKIQWDSIGRSLPSSVIDDNGLLKFNSITFNDAGKYICKATNDVGTAEAVAEVIVNENYNSAGVKAIERDVKTLAGNSVRLRCDTRESVSIQWTREGLPLPTNSKIVDNHLELLKVRPEDSGRYFCQIRNSQGTGSSDYINFQVSLVNSLADCMPIYPSIQCANNGLYLCRSQDCVSLDFVCDGYAHCSDGTDERFCRITRYRQYLQRRRAPTGPVIRIEPSSTIVNIGDTFNLRCEFTSRNPSAPRYRWYKADGSLPASVQVYEDRLKIASVQMSDSGVYNCRVDTQEGIFDKDYNLIVQGGEHENDEPAIEMKSVAYGSPVDLTCRANLRGPVTYQWNKTDGDLPLSTTSENKLTIMRANELAAGTYICSATNGITNTEVPVILVVTGIVPNFSQAPRSYISLPPLPDSYLKFNIEVSFKPENHNGIIFYNAERSDGLGDFIILSLINGHPEFKYDLGSGTATIHSDRPVTLGEWHTIKLNRNRKEGIMMVDGEGSYKSESTGRKQGLDLKEPLYIGNIPDYVIMNQNIQIGRIGFVGCISKLELNDRIIELTGSSTSSVGVTTCETCAENPCNNSGVCQEATTKSGYRCLCRVGYSGQHCDSTGKSCLPGICGRGRCISTETGFDCLCPHGTQGQRCEENVDIKNPAFRNEHAYLAYQTPKAMRRPYSADKYKSKRSHARSYLEQLKNSRSSHHHDNKI